One Ricinus communis isolate WT05 ecotype wild-type chromosome 7, ASM1957865v1, whole genome shotgun sequence genomic region harbors:
- the LOC112536839 gene encoding protein GOLVEN 1-like — MAKVPCKHLVLVALFLLCFVSIGARARSLRVASNNNQVEMKHQDLSTPKENEVQEAPVPVPEAEELVGMDYTAPRKKPPIHN; from the exons ATGGCTAAAGTCCCATGCAAGCATCTTGTTCTTGTAGCCCTTTTCCTGCTTTGCTTTGTTTCTATTGGTGCAAGAg CAAGGAGTTTAAGAGTGGCTAGTAACAACAATCAAGTAGAGATGAAACATCAAGATCTTTCTACACCCAAAGAAAATGAGGTGCAGGAGGCGCCCGTGCCGGTGCCGGAGGCCGAAGAATTAGTGGGAATGGATTACACTGCTCCAAGAAAGAAGCCTCCAATTCATAACTAA
- the LOC8279077 gene encoding ubiquitin carboxyl-terminal hydrolase 27 isoform X2, with product MKNEIINSIISNLRHGYKSLSHLKWVSSSSGFHVPVAGALGVAGLILALIKDHNFDNLTRLSWFSNRETHLQKLYLVPGLQNLGNNCFLNVILQALASCSYFQAYLQKVIGECDSSDTVGYSESLQLTFALAALLEELSAFGKGKVVLSPRKVMLAMTEYIQNFSLRSQQDAEEAFLHLLSSLREEFSDSYPADQSSLADSFDSSNCRILTPKRREILNEKERWQQHFLGPFDGILSSILACQSCSSQISLNFQFFHSLPLLPVLESVATIMTGCRLEDCLKQFISAEQVENYNCSQCWHIAAIKYLMLEGVKETEIEKLRRCSMQDSCTCHRLPHLEGLPWSNNFSRTLKQLSIARCPKILCIHLQRASINQFGELVKLQGHVSFPLILDILPFTLEKVLAADESQCNEHIKTFVGESILPQTKGCSNTMCTDMSSQANDKVGIPSSVVPSQPLVYRLVSVVEHFGKTGGGHYTVYRSVISKSPKECTDETLNPSIPQWFCISDSDVQSVSEEDVLAAEASILFYERIV from the exons atGAAAAACGAAATAATAAACTCAATCATCAGCAATTTGAGGCATGGATACAAATCTTTATCTCACTTGAAGTGGGTATCATCTTCTTCTGGATTTCACGTACCAGTGGCTGGTGCTCTTGGTGTTGCTGGTTTGATTTTGGCTTTAATAAAAGATCACAACTTTGATAACTTAACTCGATTATCTTGGTTTTCTAATAGAGAAACTCACCTTCAGAAGCTCTATTTAGTTCCTGGTTTGCAAAATCTTGGCAATAATTGCTTCTTGAATGTCATATTACAG GCTCTAGCTAGCTGTTCATATTTCCAAGCTTATCTTCAAAAGGTGATAGGAGAATGTGATTCATCAGACACTGTGGGGTATAGTGAAAGTTTGCAGCTTACATTTGCTTTGGCTGCTCTATTAGAAG AACTATCTGCATTTGGCAAAGGGAAAGTTGTGTTAAGTCCACGAAAAGTGATGCTTGCAATGACCGagtatattcaaaatttcagtTTAAGAAGCCAACAG GATGCTGAAGAAGCATTTCTTCATCTCTTATCATCTTTAAGAGAAGAATTTTCAGATTCTTATCCTGCAGATCAGAGTTCTCTAGCAGATTCTTTTGATTCTTCTAATTGTAGGATTCTCACCCCAAAGAGGAGGGAAATCctgaatgaaaaagaaaggtgGCAGCAACACTTCCTTGGACCATTTGATGGAATTCTTAGTAGCATTTTAGCTTGTCAAAGTTGTTCATCTCAG ATTTCgttgaattttcaattttttcataGCTTACCTCTTTTGCCAGTCCTTGAAAGTGTTGCTACCATT ATGACTGGATGTAGGTTGGAGGATTGCTTGAAGCAGTTCATTTCCGCTGAACAAGTTGAGAATTACAATTGCAGCCAATGTTGGCATATTGCTGCAATAAAGTATTTAATGTTAGAAGGAGTAAAAGAG ACAGAGATTGAAAAACTTAGGAGATGTAGCATGCAAGATTCCTGTACTTGCCATAGACTTCCTCATCTTGAAGGTTTGCCATGGTCTAATAATTTTTCACGCACACTAAAGCAACTAAGCATTGCTCGTTGTCCGAAG ATTTTGTGTATTCATTTGCAACGTGCTTCAATAAATCAGTTTGGAGAACTAGTCAAACTTCAG GGGCATGTCAGCTTTCCATTAATTTTGGACATTCTTCCATTCACGTTGGAAAAG GTCTTAGCAGCTGATGAATCACAGTGCAATGAACACATAAAAACCTTTGTTGGAGAATCCATTTTGCCCCAAACTAAAGGCTGTTCCAACACCATGTGTACAGATATGAGCTCACAGGCTAATGACAAG GTCGGCATACCTAGCTCAGTTGTTCCTTCACAACCTCTGGTATACCGTCTTGTATCTGTGGTGGAGCACTTTGGGAAAACTGGAGGGGGGCATTATACTGTTTATAGAAGCGTGATATCTAAGTCACCAAAGGAATGTACTGATGAAACTCTCAACCCCTCCATTCCGCAGTGGTTTTGTATATCAGACTCTGATGTACAAAGTGTTTCGGAGGAGGATGTTTTAGCTGCAGAGGCTAGCATACTTTTTTATGAGAGAATTGTATGA
- the LOC8279077 gene encoding ubiquitin carboxyl-terminal hydrolase 27 isoform X1 — protein MKNEIINSIISNLRHGYKSLSHLKWVSSSSGFHVPVAGALGVAGLILALIKDHNFDNLTRLSWFSNRETHLQKLYLVPGLQNLGNNCFLNVILQALASCSYFQAYLQKVIGECDSSDTVGYSESLQLTFALAALLEELSAFGKGKVVLSPRKVMLAMTEYIQNFSLRSQQDAEEAFLHLLSSLREEFSDSYPADQSSLADSFDSSNCRILTPKRREILNEKERWQQHFLGPFDGILSSILACQSCSSQISLNFQFFHSLPLLPVLESVATIMTGCRLEDCLKQFISAEQVENYNCSQCWHIAAIKYLMLEGVKETEIEKLRRCSMQDSCTCHRLPHLEGLPWSNNFSRTLKQLSIARCPKILCIHLQRASINQFGELVKLQGHVSFPLILDILPFTLEKVQCQKRSPHLNYLNVQPDTRMLNCDYGQSTCSKVLAADESQCNEHIKTFVGESILPQTKGCSNTMCTDMSSQANDKVGIPSSVVPSQPLVYRLVSVVEHFGKTGGGHYTVYRSVISKSPKECTDETLNPSIPQWFCISDSDVQSVSEEDVLAAEASILFYERIV, from the exons atGAAAAACGAAATAATAAACTCAATCATCAGCAATTTGAGGCATGGATACAAATCTTTATCTCACTTGAAGTGGGTATCATCTTCTTCTGGATTTCACGTACCAGTGGCTGGTGCTCTTGGTGTTGCTGGTTTGATTTTGGCTTTAATAAAAGATCACAACTTTGATAACTTAACTCGATTATCTTGGTTTTCTAATAGAGAAACTCACCTTCAGAAGCTCTATTTAGTTCCTGGTTTGCAAAATCTTGGCAATAATTGCTTCTTGAATGTCATATTACAG GCTCTAGCTAGCTGTTCATATTTCCAAGCTTATCTTCAAAAGGTGATAGGAGAATGTGATTCATCAGACACTGTGGGGTATAGTGAAAGTTTGCAGCTTACATTTGCTTTGGCTGCTCTATTAGAAG AACTATCTGCATTTGGCAAAGGGAAAGTTGTGTTAAGTCCACGAAAAGTGATGCTTGCAATGACCGagtatattcaaaatttcagtTTAAGAAGCCAACAG GATGCTGAAGAAGCATTTCTTCATCTCTTATCATCTTTAAGAGAAGAATTTTCAGATTCTTATCCTGCAGATCAGAGTTCTCTAGCAGATTCTTTTGATTCTTCTAATTGTAGGATTCTCACCCCAAAGAGGAGGGAAATCctgaatgaaaaagaaaggtgGCAGCAACACTTCCTTGGACCATTTGATGGAATTCTTAGTAGCATTTTAGCTTGTCAAAGTTGTTCATCTCAG ATTTCgttgaattttcaattttttcataGCTTACCTCTTTTGCCAGTCCTTGAAAGTGTTGCTACCATT ATGACTGGATGTAGGTTGGAGGATTGCTTGAAGCAGTTCATTTCCGCTGAACAAGTTGAGAATTACAATTGCAGCCAATGTTGGCATATTGCTGCAATAAAGTATTTAATGTTAGAAGGAGTAAAAGAG ACAGAGATTGAAAAACTTAGGAGATGTAGCATGCAAGATTCCTGTACTTGCCATAGACTTCCTCATCTTGAAGGTTTGCCATGGTCTAATAATTTTTCACGCACACTAAAGCAACTAAGCATTGCTCGTTGTCCGAAG ATTTTGTGTATTCATTTGCAACGTGCTTCAATAAATCAGTTTGGAGAACTAGTCAAACTTCAG GGGCATGTCAGCTTTCCATTAATTTTGGACATTCTTCCATTCACGTTGGAAAAGGTGCAATGTCAAAAACGAAGCCCTCATTTGAACTATTTAAATGTTCAACCTGACACAAGAATGCTAAATTGTGATTATGGGCAAAGTACTTGCTCAAAGGTCTTAGCAGCTGATGAATCACAGTGCAATGAACACATAAAAACCTTTGTTGGAGAATCCATTTTGCCCCAAACTAAAGGCTGTTCCAACACCATGTGTACAGATATGAGCTCACAGGCTAATGACAAG GTCGGCATACCTAGCTCAGTTGTTCCTTCACAACCTCTGGTATACCGTCTTGTATCTGTGGTGGAGCACTTTGGGAAAACTGGAGGGGGGCATTATACTGTTTATAGAAGCGTGATATCTAAGTCACCAAAGGAATGTACTGATGAAACTCTCAACCCCTCCATTCCGCAGTGGTTTTGTATATCAGACTCTGATGTACAAAGTGTTTCGGAGGAGGATGTTTTAGCTGCAGAGGCTAGCATACTTTTTTATGAGAGAATTGTATGA